A window from Zingiber officinale cultivar Zhangliang chromosome 7A, Zo_v1.1, whole genome shotgun sequence encodes these proteins:
- the LOC122000480 gene encoding ribosome biogenesis regulatory protein homolog translates to MELEKYQIDLGNLMGFDATHHFDSVPSSREELTKLCLEKGMELVQAIANALFALPATEDRDGPIVHLPQPTAKLPREKHFPKPKPPTKWELFAKMKGITKRKKGKRAFDEQTGTWKRTHGYDWINDDKDIPIIEAKLSDEPGEDPFGKRKDEKKKRIEKQKKNQLQNLKQAAKAGALPSHVQFAAAALPITGTRADLPTKSSKEELENVAGMAATATASGGKFDWKLPGEKPLKHTGKHRKFLPVVEGKGMSSQEQKQTAKILEQLMAKSSNNILDVNKAVTVFNVKKERKRRMEKEIQRTTPSKLEPKKSLKKPSKKH, encoded by the exons ATGGAGTTGGAGAAATATCAGATCGACTTGGGAAACCTCATGGGATTCGATGCCACTCACCATTTCGACTCCGTCCCCTCTTCTCG GGAGGAGCTAACCAAGCTGTGCCTGGAGAAGGGAATGGAGCTTGTCCAAGCCATAGCCAATGCTCTTTTCGCACTCCCTGCAACTGAGGATCGTGATGGGCCCATCGTTCATTTGCCGCAGCCAACTGCCAAGCTTCCGAGGGAAAAACAT TTTCCCAAACCTAAGCCTCCTACAAAGTGGGAATTGTTtgctaaaatgaaag GTATAACGAAGCGGAAGAAAGGGAAGCGCGCTTTTGATGAACAAACTGGTACTTGGAAAAGAACTCATGGTTATGACTGGATCAATGATGATAAAGATATACCAATCATTGAGGCTAAATTGTCAGATG AGCCAGGAGAGGACCCCTTTGGCAAAAGAAAGGATGAAAAGAAAAAAcgaattgaaaaacaaaagaaaaatcagTTGCAGAACCTCAAGCAAGCTGCTAAAGCTGGTGCCCTTCCAAG TCACGTACAATTTGCTGCAGCAGCATTGCCCATCACAGGAACCCGTGCAGATCTGCCTACTAAATCTAGTAAAGAAGAACTCGAGAACGTAGCTGGGATGGCAGCAACAGCTACAGCGAGTGGTGGGAAATTCGATTGGAAGCTTCCAGGTGAGAAACCTCTTAAGCATACTGGCAAGCATCGAAAG TTCCTCCCTGTGGTCGAAGGCAAGGGAATGAGCTCACAAGAGCAAAAACAAACAGCAAAAATTCTTGAACAGCTAATGGCCAAAAGCTCCAACAATATACTTGATGTCAATAAG GCTGTCACAGTGTTTAACGTGAAAAAGGAGAGGAAGCGAAGGATGGAAAAGGAGATCCAGAGAACTACGCCCAGTAAGCTTGAGCCAAAGAAATCTCTCAAGAAACCATCAAAGAAGCACTAG